One segment of Anser cygnoides isolate HZ-2024a breed goose chromosome 5, Taihu_goose_T2T_genome, whole genome shotgun sequence DNA contains the following:
- the FSHB gene encoding follitropin subunit beta, with the protein MKTLNCYVLLFCWKAICCYSCELTNITIAVEREECEFCITVNATWCSGYCFTRDPVYKYPPVSSVQQTCTFKEVVYETVKIPGCGDHPESFYSYPVATECHCETCDTDSTDCTVRGLGPSYCSFSQNGSNQ; encoded by the exons ATGAAGACGCTTAACTGCTATGTGCTGTTATTTTGCTGGAAAGCAATTTGTTGCTATAGCTGTGAGCTCACCAATATTACTATAGCAGTGGAAAGAGAAGAATGTGAATTCTGTATTACAGTGAATGCCACGTGGTGCTCAGGATACTGCTTCACAAGG GATCCGGTATATAAATATCCACCAGTATCATCCGTTCAGCAAACATGTACCTTCAAGGAGGTTGTGTATGAAACAGTGAAGATCCCTGGCTGTGGTGACCATCCTGAATCTTTTTATTCATACCCGGTAGCTACAGAGTGCCACTGTGAGACCTGTGACACTGACAGCACTGACTGCACTGTGAGGGGACTGGGGCCATCCTACTGCTCCTTCAGTCAGAATGGAAGTAACCAATGA